In Lacibacter sp. H407, a genomic segment contains:
- a CDS encoding HupE/UreJ family protein, protein MGDFGFYLREGFYHITDWKGYDHILFVLALCLPYPAKNWRQVLILITAFTIGHSITLALSVFNRILISSSWIEFLIPVTILITALENVRRNNTDQTQNRWRYGSALLFGLIHGMGFSNYLKSMLGKDESIITQLLAFNVGLELGQLLIVVAVFLITFVFVQLLNFKRSNWTLFVSGGIFGISLIMALERLPF, encoded by the coding sequence ATGGGAGATTTTGGGTTTTATTTAAGGGAGGGTTTTTATCACATTACAGACTGGAAGGGGTACGATCATATCCTTTTTGTATTAGCACTGTGCCTGCCCTATCCCGCAAAAAACTGGCGGCAGGTATTGATCCTTATCACCGCATTTACCATTGGCCATAGTATTACCTTAGCCTTGAGTGTGTTTAACCGTATTCTCATCTCCAGTTCATGGATCGAGTTCCTGATTCCGGTTACCATCCTCATTACTGCCTTGGAAAATGTAAGGCGCAACAATACCGATCAAACGCAGAACCGCTGGCGTTATGGTTCGGCTTTGCTCTTTGGTTTGATTCATGGTATGGGGTTCAGCAACTATTTAAAAAGTATGTTGGGGAAAGATGAAAGCATCATCACTCAATTGCTGGCGTTTAATGTGGGATTAGAGTTAGGTCAACTGTTAATTGTAGTAGCTGTGTTTCTAATTACGTTTGTGTTTGTGCAATTGCTCAACTTCAAACGCAGCAACTGGACCTTGTTTGTAAGCGGTGGTATTTTTGGTATTTCGTTGATCATGGCGCTGGAGCGTCTTCCGTTTTAA
- a CDS encoding ArsR/SmtB family transcription factor, with product MANDTCIRLQADIEQIKSCREKLKSNSKSFLQLGQVLALAGNEVRLKILFLLEEENELCPCDLSDILGMSIPAISQHLRKLKDGNIIEARKAGQTIFYSLRSEHLKTLRPFFKFINQQNLATV from the coding sequence ATGGCAAACGACACTTGCATAAGGTTACAGGCAGACATAGAACAAATTAAAAGCTGCCGAGAAAAATTAAAGTCTAACTCAAAATCATTTTTGCAGTTGGGACAGGTTCTTGCTTTAGCAGGCAACGAAGTGCGACTGAAAATACTGTTTCTGCTTGAAGAGGAAAATGAACTTTGCCCTTGCGACCTTAGCGATATTTTGGGAATGAGTATTCCTGCCATTTCTCAACATCTTCGCAAACTAAAAGACGGTAACATCATTGAAGCCAGAAAAGCAGGGCAAACTATTTTCTATTCTTTACGCAGCGAACATCTAAAAACTTTAAGACCGTTTTTTAAATTTATTAATCAACAAAATTTGGCGACAGTATGA
- a CDS encoding DUF6702 family protein produces the protein MAGKLHKRLGEGKPVVVSSKWLVVSGPLTVVRRLSFLAAFTLCLTAFSFHPYYMSVTEFVYNPAEKEVQVSCKIFTDDLEGALKQSLKRKVDILNASAKKENEQLLNNYVQEHLKLQLDGKVVPMQMIGFEQEGEAVWIYLVTKNTAQFKSATVFNDILYSYKEEQINIVHFKNANERKSHRLNYPTKQVTLSW, from the coding sequence ATGGCGGGAAAATTACATAAGCGGCTGGGGGAAGGCAAGCCGGTAGTAGTAAGTAGTAAGTGGCTAGTGGTTAGTGGTCCGTTGACTGTCGTCCGTCGACTTTCTTTCCTGGCAGCTTTTACCCTATGCCTTACAGCTTTTAGCTTCCACCCATATTACATGAGCGTAACAGAATTTGTTTATAATCCTGCAGAAAAAGAAGTGCAGGTTTCCTGCAAAATTTTTACGGATGATCTGGAAGGGGCGTTGAAGCAATCACTGAAACGAAAAGTAGACATACTCAACGCATCTGCTAAAAAAGAAAATGAGCAATTGCTGAACAACTATGTGCAGGAGCACTTGAAATTACAACTCGATGGAAAAGTGGTGCCGATGCAAATGATCGGGTTTGAACAGGAAGGCGAAGCGGTGTGGATCTACCTTGTAACAAAAAATACAGCTCAGTTTAAATCGGCAACTGTGTTTAACGATATACTCTACAGCTATAAAGAAGAGCAGATCAATATCGTTCATTTCAAAAATGCAAATGAGCGAAAGAGCCATCGCCTCAACTATCCCACAAAGCAGGTAACATTAAGCTGGTAA
- a CDS encoding protein-L-isoaspartate(D-aspartate) O-methyltransferase: protein MRRFEDSYRHKGLRKKLVDLLRSKGITDERVLEAINNLPRHYFLDTAFDEIAYEDRAFPIGEGQTISQPYTVAYQTQLLEIKPYEKVLEIGTGSAYQACVLAEMNAQVFTIERQKKLFDFNKTAFPFLKKYLNIKFFFGDGFEGLPTYAPFDKVIITAAAPFVPPKLIAQMKPGAKMVIPVDEGDTQRMKRLTKHEDGTYTEELFDSFSFVPMLGGKQNGN from the coding sequence ATGAGACGTTTTGAAGATAGTTACCGCCATAAAGGATTACGTAAAAAATTAGTGGATCTGCTGCGCAGCAAAGGCATTACCGATGAACGTGTGCTCGAAGCCATCAACAATCTTCCCCGCCATTATTTTTTAGATACGGCCTTTGATGAAATTGCATACGAAGACCGTGCCTTTCCCATTGGTGAAGGACAAACCATTTCACAACCGTACACCGTTGCTTATCAAACGCAGTTGCTTGAAATAAAACCCTACGAGAAAGTATTAGAGATCGGAACGGGCAGTGCATACCAGGCATGTGTATTGGCCGAAATGAATGCACAGGTATTCACCATCGAACGGCAGAAAAAATTATTCGACTTTAATAAAACCGCTTTTCCCTTTCTGAAAAAATATCTCAACATCAAATTCTTTTTTGGCGATGGGTTTGAAGGCTTACCTACTTATGCTCCTTTCGACAAAGTAATTATTACAGCTGCTGCACCATTTGTTCCGCCAAAGTTGATTGCACAAATGAAACCGGGTGCTAAGATGGTGATACCGGTTGATGAAGGCGATACGCAACGCATGAAACGTTTGACCAAACACGAAGACGGTACATATACAGAAGAACTGTTTGATTCGTTTTCATTTGTACCGATGCTGGGCGGGAAACAGAATGGGAATTGA
- a CDS encoding GDCCVxC domain-containing (seleno)protein: MEKTIILQSVITCPVCGHRQEETMPTDACQYFYECSNCKTRLKPKEGDCCVYCSYGTVKCPPMQLGTSCCS; this comes from the coding sequence ATGGAAAAAACTATCATACTTCAATCTGTTATTACTTGCCCTGTTTGTGGACACAGACAAGAAGAAACAATGCCAACAGATGCTTGCCAATATTTTTATGAGTGTTCAAATTGCAAGACACGACTTAAACCAAAAGAAGGTGACTGTTGTGTTTATTGTAGTTACGGGACAGTAAAATGTCCACCAATGCAATTGGGAACATCCTGCTGTTCGTAG
- a CDS encoding phospho-sugar mutase: MQATIQANVEKWLTGNYEQSVKDNIKTLQQNNPDELADSFYRNLEFGTGGLRGIMGIGTNRMNTYTVGMATQGYANYLNKSFGEGNVSCVIGHDCRNNSRKFAEIVSGVLAANGIKVYLFEALRPTPEISFAIRHLGCQGGVVCTASHNPKEYNGYKAYWNDGGQLVPPHDKNVIVEVDKITDVDDVKWSGGEQNITIIGKEMDEVYLNMVQSLSVYPEVCKAQHDLKIVYTSIHGTGITLVPQILERFGFTNVTIVDEQKEPNGNFPTVVYPNPEEAEAMNIGLQKAKEMDADILLGTDPDSDRVGIAIKDHKGNWVLMNGNQTAVLAFNYMIEARKAKGINQPNDMVVKTIVTTEMIDAIAKASDINCYNVLTGFKWIAELIKEKEATENYIIGGEESYGLMIGSQLRDKDAISAVALLCEMAAYEKNKGRSLYQKMIDLYVQHGFYKEHLISITKKGMNGQAEIAAMMEGYRTNTPTSINGSAVVQLLDYQLQKGKNVQTGEEWTINLPKSNVLQFLLADGSKISARPSGTEPKIKFYFSVNTTLDKAENFDAVHQQLNERIDGIIKDMQLK; the protein is encoded by the coding sequence ATGCAAGCAACGATTCAGGCCAATGTAGAAAAGTGGCTCACCGGAAATTATGAGCAATCGGTAAAAGATAACATCAAAACACTGCAGCAAAACAATCCTGATGAACTGGCCGATTCTTTCTACCGCAATCTTGAATTTGGTACGGGTGGCTTACGTGGCATTATGGGCATTGGTACCAACCGTATGAATACATACACAGTAGGGATGGCTACACAAGGCTATGCCAACTATCTCAATAAAAGTTTCGGCGAAGGCAATGTAAGTTGTGTGATCGGGCACGATTGCAGAAATAACAGCCGGAAGTTTGCTGAAATTGTTTCGGGTGTTTTGGCAGCGAATGGCATTAAAGTGTATTTGTTTGAAGCATTGCGCCCAACACCCGAGATCAGTTTTGCGATCCGTCATTTGGGTTGTCAGGGTGGGGTGGTTTGTACTGCATCGCACAATCCCAAAGAATACAACGGCTACAAAGCCTATTGGAATGATGGAGGGCAGTTGGTGCCGCCACATGATAAAAATGTAATTGTTGAAGTAGATAAGATCACCGATGTGGATGATGTGAAATGGAGCGGTGGTGAACAAAACATCACCATCATTGGAAAAGAAATGGACGAAGTGTACCTCAACATGGTGCAAAGCCTCAGCGTTTATCCCGAAGTGTGCAAGGCACAACACGATCTTAAAATTGTGTACACATCCATCCATGGTACAGGTATTACATTGGTGCCGCAGATACTGGAGCGTTTTGGATTTACCAACGTTACCATTGTGGACGAACAGAAAGAACCCAATGGAAATTTTCCCACCGTTGTATATCCCAATCCGGAAGAAGCAGAAGCCATGAATATCGGTTTGCAGAAAGCCAAGGAAATGGATGCGGATATTTTATTGGGAACCGATCCCGACAGCGACCGTGTGGGTATTGCCATTAAAGATCATAAAGGCAATTGGGTGTTGATGAACGGAAACCAAACGGCTGTACTTGCTTTCAACTATATGATCGAGGCACGCAAAGCAAAAGGTATCAATCAACCAAACGATATGGTGGTGAAAACCATTGTAACAACAGAAATGATCGATGCCATTGCAAAAGCAAGTGATATCAATTGTTACAATGTGCTTACAGGTTTTAAATGGATCGCTGAACTCATCAAAGAAAAAGAAGCAACCGAAAATTATATTATTGGTGGTGAAGAAAGTTATGGTTTGATGATCGGCAGCCAGCTGCGTGATAAAGATGCTATCAGTGCGGTTGCATTGTTGTGCGAAATGGCAGCTTACGAAAAGAACAAAGGCCGCAGTCTGTATCAGAAGATGATCGATCTGTATGTACAACATGGTTTTTACAAAGAGCATCTGATCTCGATCACGAAAAAAGGAATGAACGGACAAGCGGAAATTGCTGCCATGATGGAAGGCTATCGTACCAACACACCAACATCCATCAATGGTTCGGCAGTGGTGCAGTTGCTCGATTATCAATTGCAGAAAGGAAAGAATGTGCAAACAGGAGAGGAGTGGACCATCAACTTACCAAAGAGTAATGTGTTGCAATTTTTGTTGGCGGATGGAAGTAAAATTTCTGCACGACCAAGCGGCACTGAACCAAAGATCAAATTTTATTTCAGTGTAAACACAACACTCGATAAAGCAGAAAATTTTGATGCCGTGCATCAGCAACTTAACGAACGCATCGACGGTATTATAAAGGATATGCAGTTGAAGTAA
- the merTP gene encoding mercuric transport protein MerTP: MTTTTKNSKGWVAGLLTAVAASLCCITPVLAFLGGASGLASSFSWIEPYRPYLIGLTIAVFAFAWYQKLKPQKQIDCDCEADNKKSFWQSKAFLAIVTVVAGLLIAFPYYAKIFYPKPQEAKVIIVDKSNIQTAEFKIKGMTCEGCTEHINSELSKTSGVIEFNTSYEKGSSLVKFDNSKTSVDSLVSVINKTGYKVTSQSVINN; encoded by the coding sequence ATGACAACGACAACAAAAAATAGTAAAGGTTGGGTTGCAGGTCTGTTGACAGCAGTTGCGGCTTCCCTTTGTTGCATAACACCAGTTTTGGCTTTCTTAGGTGGTGCAAGTGGACTTGCTTCCTCGTTTTCGTGGATTGAACCGTATCGTCCATATTTAATCGGTTTGACAATTGCAGTTTTTGCATTTGCCTGGTATCAAAAACTCAAACCGCAAAAACAAATTGACTGCGACTGTGAGGCAGACAATAAAAAATCATTTTGGCAATCAAAAGCATTTTTAGCTATCGTTACAGTAGTTGCAGGATTGTTAATTGCATTTCCTTATTACGCAAAAATATTTTATCCAAAGCCTCAGGAAGCAAAAGTTATTATTGTTGATAAAAGCAATATACAGACTGCAGAATTTAAAATAAAAGGTATGACCTGCGAAGGCTGTACAGAACATATAAACAGCGAACTTTCAAAAACATCGGGAGTGATTGAGTTCAATACTTCTTATGAAAAAGGCAGCAGCCTTGTTAAGTTTGACAACAGTAAAACTTCCGTTGACAGCCTTGTATCCGTCATTAATAAAACTGGCTATAAAGTAACTTCTCAATCAGTAATCAACAACTAA
- a CDS encoding TolC family protein: protein MKKGILSLLMLCVAASSALHAQDTLRVLAEDEFISIVKQHHPVAKQAGLLVDAARAQLLSIRGNFDPVIFLNNDQKTFDGKSYYNYNNAELAVPTWFGVEVYGGLENNFGDLITTEATTSPASYAGISLPLLRDLVLDKRRAALQQGKLFTQQSEFERRTVINDLLFDAYKAYWSWARDYQVLMVLDTTIFLNEARYELVRISFQQGDRAAVDTTEALAQLQNFQQQREEAWLKFRKSTLELSTFLWLQGNKPVYLSERVIPDTVWTAQSFTNFKVDQLSNWLTQTVTNHPKLQQIDFKLQSLEVERRLKFQNLLPKLDLKYNFLQRGYNVVNAVNANFFENNYKFGVNAIIPIPNRSGIGDYRAARIKIKTTELDRSFTELNLENKVRFHYNEVLNLQKQISIYENAYRNYVRLFEAEQLKFSLGETTLFLLNARETKVLEAQQKLLELKVKFYQAFAALNWAAGGLQ from the coding sequence ATGAAGAAAGGAATTTTGAGTTTATTGATGTTGTGCGTAGCAGCAAGTTCAGCGTTGCATGCACAGGATACATTGCGTGTGTTGGCAGAAGATGAATTTATTTCGATCGTAAAACAGCATCATCCTGTTGCAAAACAAGCAGGGTTGTTAGTGGATGCTGCAAGAGCACAACTGCTTTCCATTCGTGGAAATTTTGATCCCGTTATTTTTTTGAACAACGATCAAAAAACATTTGATGGAAAAAGTTATTACAATTATAACAATGCCGAACTGGCTGTGCCTACCTGGTTTGGTGTAGAAGTATATGGAGGGCTTGAAAATAATTTCGGTGATTTAATTACAACTGAAGCAACAACCAGCCCCGCCAGTTATGCCGGTATCAGTTTGCCATTGTTACGGGATCTGGTATTGGATAAACGCCGTGCTGCATTGCAACAGGGCAAACTGTTTACACAGCAATCAGAATTTGAACGACGTACAGTTATTAACGATCTGTTGTTTGATGCATACAAAGCCTATTGGAGCTGGGCAAGAGATTATCAAGTGTTGATGGTGCTTGATACAACGATCTTTTTGAACGAAGCAAGATATGAGTTGGTCCGTATTTCTTTTCAACAGGGCGACCGTGCGGCAGTTGATACTACCGAAGCGCTGGCACAGTTGCAGAACTTTCAGCAGCAGCGTGAAGAAGCGTGGTTGAAATTCAGAAAGTCAACACTCGAGTTGTCAACGTTTTTATGGTTGCAAGGGAATAAGCCGGTTTATTTAAGTGAACGTGTAATACCTGATACCGTATGGACCGCACAATCATTTACGAATTTTAAAGTTGACCAACTCAGTAACTGGCTCACACAAACAGTTACCAACCATCCGAAACTGCAACAGATCGATTTTAAATTACAATCGTTGGAAGTAGAGCGTCGGTTGAAGTTTCAGAATCTGTTACCCAAGCTTGATCTGAAGTATAATTTTTTACAACGGGGTTATAATGTAGTGAATGCAGTAAACGCTAATTTCTTTGAAAACAATTACAAGTTTGGTGTGAATGCCATTATTCCGATTCCGAACCGCAGCGGCATTGGTGATTACCGTGCAGCACGAATCAAGATCAAAACAACGGAACTTGACCGCAGCTTTACCGAACTGAACCTGGAGAACAAAGTACGTTTTCATTACAACGAAGTACTGAACCTGCAAAAACAGATCAGCATTTACGAAAACGCCTATCGTAATTATGTGCGCCTGTTTGAAGCGGAGCAACTGAAATTTTCATTAGGCGAAACAACGCTTTTCTTACTCAATGCACGTGAAACAAAAGTGCTGGAGGCTCAACAGAAATTACTTGAACTGAAAGTAAAGTTCTACCAGGCATTTGCAGCGTTGAACTGGGCGGCAGGTGGATTGCAGTAA
- a CDS encoding tyrosine-type recombinase/integrase — translation MYQQQYKEQKKRPKKFLFEGELENEPYPPRTAQKVFQRAKEKAGIQKHVSFHSLRHSFATHLLEKGVDIRFIKDILGHFSIKTTERYLHVTKEKLVNISSPLDDIWEKGTIQW, via the coding sequence TTGTACCAACAACAATACAAAGAGCAAAAGAAACGGCCGAAAAAATTTCTGTTTGAAGGTGAGTTGGAAAACGAACCATACCCTCCCCGTACAGCACAAAAAGTGTTTCAACGGGCAAAAGAAAAAGCAGGTATACAAAAACATGTAAGCTTTCACAGCCTGCGACATAGCTTCGCCACACATTTATTGGAGAAAGGGGTTGATATCAGGTTTATAAAAGATATTCTGGGGCATTTCAGTATTAAAACTACTGAACGATACCTCCATGTTACAAAGGAAAAATTAGTAAATATCAGCAGTCCGCTTGATGATATTTGGGAAAAAGGAACGATACAATGGTAA
- a CDS encoding M1 family metallopeptidase codes for MHIRFLLGCLLLTVVSVAQPPQSNPGSNHGNRFEQLGYLLQSPNEYRTASGAPGPKYWQQKADYDISVELDEANLRLTGTETITYFNNSPDQLTYLWMQLDENIHNPDHDYLRNGRNRMEATMSNTQLVNLEKWRTAQESGLGIKITKLTDAAGNSLKYTINQTMMRIDLPVALKPGQKFIFKIDWNYNIPDRGVWGSRGGYELFPEDGNAVFTMSQFYPRLAVYSDFQGWQNTQFSGGAEFALTFGNFKVKMTVPGDFVVAATGECQNYKQLLTAAQFQRWQQAQTAKDVVEVVTLGEATANEKDKSTDKKTWIYSAENVRDFAWGASRKFIWDAMPTYVEGKKIMSMSYYPKEAYSLYRKYSTKVTAHTLKVYSKHTIPYPYPVAISVEASQGMEYPMIAFNYGRTEKDGTYSEATKYGMIGVVIHEVGHNFFPMIVNSDERQYWWMDEGLNTFTQFLTEGEFDNNYPSRRGPAHLITDYMKLSGDQLEPIMTMGDNVTQVGANAYAKAATGLNILRETVMGRELFDFSFREYARRWAFKHPTPADLFRTMEDASGVDLDWFWRGWYYGTEAVDISLDSVRWFKMNDASNAAAFQQKEFDAVHKQRNKDDKSITYATDADTSLRDYYYFNPGADAKFVQERREAAITVDAENKSKWANKNFYELSFTNKGGMVMPVIVEWTFKDGSKEVDRVPVSVWKLNENKFTKVFIKDKEVAAIRIDPMRETADIDESNNLWPVKEMPSKFTLFRQGGGPARGASTGGNSMQRAEKKN; via the coding sequence ATGCATATTCGTTTTTTACTTGGTTGTTTGTTACTCACGGTGGTGAGTGTGGCACAACCGCCTCAGAGCAATCCCGGCAGTAATCATGGCAACCGCTTTGAACAGTTGGGATACCTGTTACAAAGTCCCAATGAATACCGTACGGCCAGTGGTGCCCCCGGTCCAAAGTACTGGCAACAAAAAGCTGATTACGACATCAGCGTTGAATTAGATGAAGCCAATCTTCGTTTAACCGGCACCGAAACCATTACGTATTTCAACAACTCTCCTGATCAATTGACGTATTTGTGGATGCAACTGGATGAAAACATTCACAATCCTGATCATGATTACTTACGCAACGGCCGCAACCGTATGGAAGCAACCATGAGCAATACACAATTGGTGAATCTTGAAAAATGGCGTACTGCGCAGGAATCGGGTCTTGGTATAAAAATTACAAAGCTCACTGATGCTGCAGGCAATTCACTGAAGTACACCATCAATCAAACGATGATGCGTATTGATCTGCCCGTTGCATTAAAGCCCGGACAGAAATTTATTTTTAAGATCGATTGGAATTATAATATTCCTGATCGTGGTGTATGGGGAAGCCGTGGCGGTTACGAATTATTTCCTGAAGATGGAAATGCCGTGTTTACCATGAGCCAGTTCTATCCACGCCTGGCAGTTTACAGCGATTTTCAAGGATGGCAGAACACACAGTTCAGCGGTGGTGCAGAGTTTGCATTAACGTTTGGCAACTTCAAAGTGAAAATGACCGTGCCTGGTGATTTTGTGGTAGCTGCAACTGGTGAATGCCAAAACTATAAACAACTTTTAACGGCTGCACAGTTTCAACGTTGGCAGCAGGCACAAACAGCGAAAGATGTGGTAGAAGTTGTGACGTTAGGTGAAGCCACTGCCAATGAAAAAGATAAATCGACCGATAAAAAAACCTGGATCTACTCTGCTGAAAATGTACGTGATTTTGCATGGGGTGCCAGCCGCAAATTTATCTGGGATGCGATGCCTACTTATGTGGAAGGCAAGAAGATCATGAGCATGAGTTACTATCCGAAAGAAGCGTATAGCCTGTACCGTAAGTATTCAACCAAAGTAACAGCGCATACGTTGAAAGTATATTCAAAGCACACCATTCCTTATCCTTATCCCGTTGCCATTTCGGTGGAAGCATCGCAGGGTATGGAATATCCAATGATCGCTTTCAACTATGGCCGTACAGAAAAAGATGGTACATACAGCGAAGCAACCAAGTACGGAATGATCGGTGTGGTGATCCATGAAGTAGGTCATAACTTCTTCCCGATGATCGTTAACAGCGATGAACGCCAGTACTGGTGGATGGATGAAGGGTTGAATACATTCACACAATTTTTAACGGAAGGTGAGTTTGACAATAACTATCCTTCACGTCGTGGCCCTGCACATTTGATCACTGATTACATGAAGTTATCAGGCGATCAGCTCGAGCCGATCATGACCATGGGTGATAACGTAACACAGGTGGGTGCCAATGCGTATGCTAAAGCAGCAACCGGTTTAAACATCCTGCGTGAAACAGTAATGGGTCGTGAATTGTTTGATTTCTCTTTCCGTGAATATGCACGTCGTTGGGCATTTAAACATCCAACACCTGCTGATCTGTTCCGTACAATGGAAGATGCAAGCGGTGTTGATCTTGATTGGTTCTGGAGAGGCTGGTATTATGGAACTGAAGCGGTTGATATTTCACTCGACAGTGTACGTTGGTTCAAGATGAATGATGCATCGAATGCGGCAGCGTTTCAGCAAAAAGAATTTGATGCGGTGCATAAGCAACGTAACAAAGATGATAAGAGCATCACGTATGCAACAGATGCCGATACCAGTTTGCGTGATTACTATTATTTCAACCCCGGTGCTGATGCAAAGTTTGTACAGGAGCGTCGTGAAGCAGCGATCACTGTAGATGCGGAGAACAAAAGCAAATGGGCGAATAAGAATTTTTATGAGTTAAGTTTCACCAACAAAGGCGGCATGGTAATGCCAGTAATTGTTGAGTGGACGTTCAAAGATGGCAGTAAAGAAGTGGATCGTGTACCGGTGAGTGTTTGGAAACTCAATGAAAATAAATTTACCAAGGTGTTCATCAAGGACAAAGAAGTAGCAGCTATCCGCATTGACCCCATGCGTGAAACAGCTGACATTGATGAAAGCAATAACTTATGGCCGGTGAAAGAAATGCCATCGAAGTTTACGTTGTTCCGCCAGGGTGGTGGTCCAGCACGTGGTGCAAGTACAGGTGGCAATTCAATGCAACGGGCGGAGAAAAAGAATTAA
- a CDS encoding alpha/beta hydrolase, whose product MKQLASLLLFLFISVHLLAAKVDTVTVFSNSMQKEIKCVVITPKNYKKSKERFPVVYLLHGYSGNYAGWIKEAKQLTQRADELQLMIVCADGGFYSWYYDSPVDPKMKYETFVSKELVSYIDTRYKTIADKKGRAITGLSMGGHGALYLAVRNKEVYSQAGSMAGGVDIRPFPNNWQIKQVLGDITTHKENWDTYTVINQIETLKNGELHLIIDCGLGDFFLEVNRNLHQKLMTLKIDHDYTERPGAHNGAYWGSAVDYHLLFFKKGFEKNKIAVLKKL is encoded by the coding sequence ATGAAACAACTTGCCTCTCTCCTCCTTTTCTTATTCATCTCAGTTCATCTCTTAGCAGCCAAAGTTGATACCGTTACCGTGTTCAGCAACAGCATGCAGAAAGAAATTAAATGTGTGGTGATCACACCAAAGAACTATAAGAAAAGTAAAGAACGCTTTCCGGTAGTTTATCTCCTGCACGGTTACAGTGGCAATTATGCAGGTTGGATAAAAGAGGCGAAACAACTTACACAACGGGCAGATGAATTGCAGCTTATGATTGTATGTGCCGATGGTGGTTTTTACAGTTGGTACTATGATAGTCCTGTTGATCCGAAGATGAAGTATGAAACCTTTGTGAGCAAAGAACTGGTGAGTTATATCGATACACGTTATAAAACTATTGCTGATAAAAAAGGAAGAGCCATTACCGGGTTGAGCATGGGCGGACATGGTGCACTTTATCTTGCTGTTCGTAACAAAGAAGTATATTCCCAGGCTGGTTCAATGGCTGGCGGTGTTGATATCCGTCCTTTCCCCAACAACTGGCAGATCAAACAAGTGTTGGGCGATATTACTACACACAAAGAAAACTGGGATACGTACACAGTGATCAACCAAATAGAAACCTTGAAGAATGGTGAACTACACCTCATCATTGATTGTGGTTTGGGTGATTTCTTTTTAGAAGTGAATCGCAACCTGCATCAAAAATTGATGACGTTGAAAATAGATCATGATTATACTGAACGACCCGGTGCACACAATGGTGCGTATTGGGGCAGTGCGGTGGATTATCACTTGTTGTTTTTTAAGAAGGGGTTTGAAAAAAATAAAATTGCTGTACTAAAAAAATTATAA
- a CDS encoding DUF2279 domain-containing protein yields the protein MDIFCSFRILQQPMACKHYISKIILLILIASISAKQAGAQQYFLPASDQFRPDRLKKVVWTESAVFVLTSVGLYFLWYKKFPKSKFHLLNDNKEWLQMDKLGHATTAYNVSVMQHDLLRWSGVKPNQAILGGALTSLAFLSIVEVMDGFSRDWGFSGGDMLANISGAGLFAAQQFGWKQQRIGLKFSASFSPYAQHNPKLLGKKWAERLMKDYNGQTYWLSVNLRSFMKTESNFPVWLNVAAGIGGDGMIGAIKNPSEINGKEIPSFKRTRQFYFAPDADLHRIRSVQALNAPLFLLQYFKTPAPAIEWKTDGKLTLKPIQF from the coding sequence ATGGATATTTTCTGCAGCTTCCGTATTTTGCAGCAGCCTATGGCGTGTAAGCATTATATCAGCAAGATTATTTTATTGATTTTGATTGCATCGATCTCTGCAAAGCAGGCCGGTGCGCAGCAATATTTTCTGCCGGCCAGTGATCAGTTTCGTCCCGACCGTTTGAAGAAAGTTGTATGGACCGAATCGGCTGTGTTTGTGCTCACCTCTGTTGGTTTGTATTTTCTCTGGTATAAAAAATTTCCAAAGAGTAAGTTTCATTTGTTGAACGATAACAAGGAATGGTTGCAGATGGATAAGCTGGGCCATGCCACCACTGCTTACAATGTATCGGTAATGCAGCACGACCTATTGCGATGGAGTGGTGTAAAACCCAATCAGGCAATTCTTGGTGGTGCATTAACCTCCCTCGCCTTTTTAAGTATTGTGGAAGTAATGGATGGCTTTAGCCGTGACTGGGGTTTTTCCGGTGGCGATATGTTGGCCAATATTTCCGGAGCGGGTTTGTTTGCGGCACAGCAATTTGGTTGGAAGCAACAGCGAATCGGTTTAAAATTCTCGGCAAGTTTTTCGCCGTATGCACAACACAATCCAAAATTATTAGGGAAGAAATGGGCCGAACGTTTGATGAAAGATTATAACGGACAAACCTATTGGCTATCGGTGAACCTTCGTTCATTCATGAAAACAGAAAGCAATTTTCCGGTTTGGCTGAATGTAGCGGCCGGTATTGGTGGAGATGGTATGATTGGTGCAATAAAAAATCCTTCAGAGATCAACGGTAAAGAAATACCTTCATTCAAACGTACCCGTCAATTTTACTTCGCACCCGATGCAGATCTGCATCGGATACGAAGTGTACAGGCCTTGAACGCACCGTTGTTTCTGCTGCAATATTTTAAAACACCTGCACCCGCCATTGAATGGAAAACTGATGGCAAACTAACATTAAAACCCATCCAATTCTGA